CGTCACTATTATTTCCAGCAGGTGGTGCAGTTTGCTGAGCCGGATCACTTGCTCCTGCAGATCAACCTCTGTGCTCAGGTAATAACACTATggagtaaaatatttaaacttagCATATTTAGTGAACAGTCCTTACAAAATaattgtaggtaaaaaaaagtcttaccaAGTGGTTAAGAGTTGTCAATTCTTGAActgaggaaaaaatgaagaacaaaTAGTAGAATATATAAGCAAAGTTTGTGCCTAATGATTCATATGCACTGAGGTTAAATATTACTGTAAAACTTTGAATCACATGTAAAGGACAGATTTATACAGAGCCTCAGAGTGATGTTTAGGAGGTTACCGATGAGGTAGTTAATGTAATCCTTTCTCATCTTGTCCAGACCCATCTCCAGCAGCATGTGGATGGGGGTGACACCTGTGAGAGACACATGGTCAATCTGCTGGTGGTAAGACTGCAGGATGAGCTTGCTgagggagctgctgctgtctctgtgaATCTAGAGGAAgttagacaaaacaaaaagctttacACAACCGTCAATCTTTTCTCAGCAATGAACAGTTTTAAGGTGCTGCATCATTTCATACCCAGGGTTTGACGTCACCGTATCTTAGAGCTTCCGTGACCAATTTCAGGCAGTCTCCTATGTCTTGATATGAAGTCACACCTGTAAGGATAAAACAAAATGGAGGAAAATGGTTTGTCACTGTCTGTTTGTAATGCTAAATCAAGTGAATCCTGGTTTCCTTAATAGAGAAGCTGACTCACTCTTTCTCATCCGAACCCACAGCTGCTCAACAAAATCCAAATCACCTCGTTCCAAGAAAGAGTTAAAAATGTGAGTCTCCGTCACATTTTTCGGCTGTGTGGTCTttaagaaaagataaagaagCACGAAAGCTACCACATTTATTCTGAAATTAATGAATTTGGGGAAATTCCCTTTATCCTATCTTACTTCAGCTGTTTTGGGAGTCTGGTCCTGTAGTTTCTTTGCAGTATCCTGAAGCTCtgaaagacaaatgaaaaaagaaaattaatattctttactaaCTGCAAGTATTAAATCATAACAAATGTCAATTGATTTAACAAAGGAGATACCTTCTAGGAAGGCCTTGGTCAGATTTACAGCTGATACGCTTTCCAAAGGCTCCAGCCATTCAGTCTCACCAGATCTCAAACCATCAGCGAGAGCCTGAAATAACAGGAATCTGATATATTTAGATTTCTATTTGTGAATTGATGCTCACGGCCATTCATGTCAGAACACTGTGGGACACAAACCTGAAGAAACTCCAGGTCCCTGTACATCACGTACATTGGGCTCCTCATGTCCCCGCTTGCAATTTTGATATTCTGCACATGAACAAAGATAAACAAGGCAAGTACACAAATTgtactttattctttattttaaatggtataacaaaataaaaataaaaatatacatttatagaaGTATTTATGGTAGAGAAAGAGTATGTTTAGAATGTGAATAACTGGTACTTACCAGTGTGGCTGTAGAAGACAGGGGTGGGGTCTCAAGGATGCTCTCCACATGGCTCCATTTGAAATCCACTGTCACACTACTCTGTGACCCAATCATGGTGTTTTCAACAACAGTGGAGCCAAACAATTTGAACGTGGCACTGCCTTTGATTGCCATCTGAAAGCATTGACGGATGTAAGTGAAtgaacattcatttaaattgactTACAAGAAAGGATGCACACTCACCGAGGATGGGTGGTGCCTTTTCTTGTGCTCTTGTTTAAGCTCGTCTAAGGTTATAAGAGATCCTTTGTCCACAGTTGAGGCTAACACAATTTAagttagataaaaataaatgccagaaattaaaaataacacaggagttaaataaaaaaaattattcacTATCCTGATAatgttttaaagatgaattagTGAAAGCCTTTGGGCTATACCTTTGCATGTAACAGAGTATAATTTGACACCAGACACTTTATTGCCCATGCAGACCGTTTCCGCTCCAAACCAGGTTGTTCCAGCTGGATCAGACATGTCACATCGCACCCATAGAGGTTGTAAGGCGGGGTTGTTGTCCACAGCTGACACATTAGCGTTTTGAGATAATGTGTACCAAGACAGCAACtgcctgtaaaaaaagaaagacatttttttattttgattgtcATCAACAGCTTATTAGGTACACTGCTTGCTTCATTTGGATGAAGTGTTAAACTTCTTAGTTGGTCACCTTGCTTTCATGAGCGTAAGTGGCTGTGGTCCCAATTCTGTCTGGAGAGCATTGGCATCagcattatcatcatcatcatcatcatcatcatcatcatcatcatcatcatcagcagcagcagcagcattatcGTTGTCAGCGCAGTTTGATGTTTCAGCCATTGGTTGATCATCAGgttcatacatttttgttaccttgagaaacaagaaataaaataaaacagtacaatgGTGAACATTAGTGAgatgttttaataattgtatGAGAAAAGGGGTACCTGCAGGTATCTTGATTTATATCCCTTGCTTTTACAATAGTTGGTTGTAATACACAAATATGGCAATGTAACTGAAGTTCAGGACTAGTGGAATGATTCATTTAATCTATGAACTGAATGTGCACCATCCCAAACAAACATTAGCATGTTGAAATCATAAGTAATGATGTATCACAAGACCCAAACACCAAGAAATCATAGATTTCTGAAATGCAAGACAACGTCCACATGTTTATTAAATGACCATATTACCAGTAATATGTGTAATATTACTGgtaatcagagggtcggtgttACTggcaatcagagggtcggtggttcgatacccggcttcggcagtcgatgtgtccttgggcaagacacttaaccccaagttgctcctgaaggccatcggtgtggactggatgatgaatgttagttagagtctgatggtggcaccttgatggtagcctgtcatcagtgtgtgaatgggtgaatgatatgtaacatactactgactgtaagtcgctttggagaaaagcgtctgctaaatgactgtaatgtaatgtaaagggCTTGAAGACACCCTGACTACATGCAATGGTTCAAAGCATTAACTTTACTCACAGCTTTCTCACAGATGAGGACTGGCTGGTTGCCACAGAACATATTCAGCACAGGGATTCtgtctgcattcatttttaatatgtgGATGTCCTCCTAAAACACATCAGATACAGAAACAGCCTAATTAATTACGGTGCAGCACAGATACATACAACATAATACGACAGACTTCACTTACGGTGCAATTTAATTACCTCATATGTACATGGATCGTTGCTTTCCTCAACTTGAAGAGACCTTCGAtcataacacaaacacataaactttaccttggcaaaataaataaatatatatatatatgtagtgaTTATTGAAGCAATAACATAAGAGCAAACTCACCGAAGAATATTATAAAACTCCTTGGCACTGGATACCACCTTTGAGCCCATTGCACACTTATAAAGGAGAGAATAACATGTGTGTAATATAAAGAAGTGATGTTTTGACTTCCGGGCGCTCACTGGGGCTGGTGACGTCATGAGGTCACAGGTCATCGTTTTTATcactaaaaataattaatttaaataattaattaagttaTAAAAGTGTTTATACGATCTCACCACAcattaactgtaaaaaaaaaattatgtatttaataaaataatatttcatgaaagaaaatgttactAAGAAAATAGTTCGGCCTTTACAGTCGTACTGCGCCAACATGGCGTAAAGAAATAGTCCCATGTGAAGCAACTTAATTTAATAGTTTGGTTTAGCCGCGTGTATTTCATTGAAAATAAGTACGCAATTGTTGAGTGTAATCATTGACATTTTCTAATATATGTTTCTTCTTGGTAAGCAAAGGAATCGCGAAAAACATATTAAGGCGGAAGTGGTATTCGTCGGGGCGGAGGGATAAATCATCCAGGGCGATGGACCGACTTCCTTTTTACTGTGGCCGCCATACCGTAAGGAGTGTGGTTCCCGGCGAGCCGAAAAGATATAACTGAAAATGGTGAGAAATGACATTCAGATCTGTATTAACATGCTGTATAATACGCAGATTGCATCTCTTGGTTGATACTTGTCAAATAAACCCGTGTTCGTTGTCTGTGTGAGGCTTAAATGTAGATTTATTAGAACAGTGAGTCCAGATGCGCTAAGCTAACGAAGCTAACTCGAGGCGCCATTTTGGATTTCAGTAGCTCAGCCCAGCTACACGTGTGGCGGCCGCCTCACTGGCAAACCTGTTACACGTAGCCAGTACATGTGGCCTATTTGCAGGCTATCTAAATGTCACTTGTggcttttttatatttatatatatatatatatatatatatatatatagatttagaAAAGCACTAACTCCGTCTATGATTGTACACGCAACGTTTTAGACTGGCTAGATAAGTCAGTCACGTTAGCATAAACGAGCTAAGCTAAGtttaaaagcagcagttttCTGACAGTTTGTGTAGATGCATACTGTTAATGAGCAGCCCCATGTGATGTTGTCAGGGCCCCTTTGACATACAAGTTCCACTGAGTTTAATCAAACTGGTTTTAAAGTTAGTTTAGTGGTTGTGGCCTAGACATACCAGGAGATTTGATGTCTTGCTCTAAGCACACgttgttttaaattattgacATTCTCCAGGATATAAAGCCACAGCATCTTAAAATATGCATCACCTTCTCAAATCCAACATCATAAATTAACCTGAATCTCAATGTTCGTTTTGTGTCCCAGGCCTGTGCCCGACCCCTGATTTCGGTTTACTCCGAGAAAGGAGAATCTTCAGGCAAAAATGTCGTCATGCCTGCTGTGTTCAAGGCTCCTATTCGCCCTGATGTTGTGAATTTTGTTCACACCAACATGCGCAAGAACAGCCGCCAGCCTTATGCAGTCAGTGAACTGGCAGGTGAGTCTATACGTCTTTCTTGAAATAGCATGTTGACCAAGATTGGACTTCATAGTTTAAACAATATTACAAGATGCTGACTGAAGTGATGCATTCACAGATTACAGTTTGTAATTTAGgtgtatgattgtgtttttattacagGCCACCAGACCAGTGCAGAGTCTTGGGGTACAGGAAGGGCTGTGGCCCGTATCCCCCGTGTGAGAGGTGGTGGAACACACCGCTCTGGCCAGGGTGCTTTTGGAAATGTATCCTTGTGACCCAAAAAAATGTAGCTTTACATTTGTTCTCCTTTTTAATAATGTGCAAACTAGAACAGGCACAAGACTTGCAGTGATGGTGTAATTTGCGACTGACTCTGTGACCAGTGACGGTATGCCTGCTGTCATATGCTGGCACAGATGGCTGACGAACCTTGAGTCTGAGCAGGTATTACTTACTTAAATACCCATGTTTTCATTCAGTAGTTGTCAAATATCCTTGACTTTGGTCTAGATGTGTCGTGGAGGTCGCATGTTTGCCCCCACCAAGACCTGGCGTCGCTGGCATCGCAGAATCAATACAACCCAGAAGCGCTATGCCATCTGCTCTGCTGTGGCTGCCTCTGCAATTCCTGCACTTGTGATGTCCAAGGGTAAGCtctataaacatttgtttcagaATGGGAAgtatacaattttaaaatgtatatatttctatCATGAAATATTCATAGTTGCATATAGACATGGTTACCATATTTAAAGTACAGTTCAACATTTGTATTGCCATGATGGTGTAATTTGCGTCTGAGCCTGTGAACAGTGACAGTAGCCTGCTGTCTTAAGCTGTCACAAGGTATTGATGTTCCTTAAATTCTGAGCAAACGTTGGCATTACTGTAGTCTGTGACAAAGTGAGAAGAACATGGTTGACATGATTCTCTTGTCTGTTAGGACACCGCATTGAGGAAATCCCCGAGGTCCCGCTGGTGGTTGAAGACAAAGTTGAGGGCTACAAGAAAACCAAGGACGCAGTGCTTCTGCTGAAGAAGCTTAAAGCCTGGAATGACATCAAGAAGgtaatctttatttttcacattctgttgGCTCATCTAAACAGTCTCTATTTGGGAAAAATCCCTTTTGCAAATTTTACTTAACTGAAATAAAGATGAGAAAGCAGAAAACTTGATTGCTGCCGCAAAGGCTAAAGTAAAGTGTGACTGGGAAAGATCTAAGCATCTGTTATCTGATTCACATGTATAATATGTAGTTTAGCAGAAAGTCCTAAAATCGAACTTGTTTATTTCAGTAGGATTAACTGGTAACATTTAAGCTTGTGATAATTGCTGAAGTTCAGTATATTGGGtatttggtttctttttaaTGGAGTATATTAATGATATAAACTTTCTATTTTCAGGTCTACGCCTCTCAGCGCATGCGTGCTGGTAAGGGTAAGATGAGGAATCGCCGACGGATCCAACGCAGAGGACCCTGCATCATCTACAACCAAGACTCCGGTGTCACCAAAGCCTTCAGAAATATCCCAGGTGTgttatttgttcaatttaaagAATTCATCACTGTTAGGTAATTGGAGATAAGAATTCttgatatttaatgtttaacaatGTATAGTTAATATGAAGTCGTTCTTGTCAACTTGAGTGGGATAGCTAGAAACACTGTGCTTCCCCTTTAGTCCTTAACGTTTTGGCATCAGTGATTAACAAAGTTATGAACTAATGAAAAACAATCAACTAGAATATTCAACCTGAGTGTTTaattattgtgttgtgttttgaaggCATCACTCTGCAGAACGTAAACAAACTGAACCTCCTGAGGCTCGCCCCTGGTGGTCACGTTGGACGCTTCTGCATCTGGACTGAGAGTGCTTTCCGCAAGCTGGACGAGCTGTACGGAACCTGGCGTAAACCTTCTTCCCTGAAGGCTGGTTACAAGTGAGTGTTTGTTGAAAAGCAGTCTCCCTGTTGCCAAAGTTACATTTGTCGATCACATCAGTGATGAGCTTCCACTTCTGGTCCGTGTTTTTGAAactttgtgatattttaagAAGTTCTGAGTTTGAGCATCAAAAGATTTCGTCATTTTACAATTTTCCTAATTTCCAACATGATGAATTAACTTCataatgtcttatttatttcaGCCTGCCCATGCACAAGATGACCAACACAGACCTGAGCAGGATTCTGAAGAGTGAGGAGATCCAGAAGGCTCTGCGTACACCAACGTAAGCACTGCTCACTTTAAGTTcttgaacatttgttttttccttgtcaACTATGATGATGTTCCCACTTCAGGTCCGTGTTTCTGAATCCTGATTATATGGAAGTCCTGAGCAACGCATGAAGTTTATGACGTATTTGTTAAACAGATGTCCACAATTTTAAGATTTGGTTATATTGTCATTACAGCAAGAGCATCAACCGCAGAGTACTGAAGAAGAATCCTCTGAAGAACTTGAGGATAATGCTCAAACTGAACCCTTACGCCAAGACAGCAAGACGTCATGCCATTCTCAAGCATGACCCTGCGGTAAGAACCCCAAAAATGAATGCTGAAAGCAAAACTTGTAGACTTAAATTGTTGACAGTTACTTTGAAAGCTTGTTCTTTCTCTCCACAGATCAAGGCCAAGATGCTGAAACCCAAGAAGAAGCCTGGGAAGAAGGGAGCACCTGCCAAGCCCAAACCCAAGGCATAAATCTTGACACTTGCAGACAAGAGTTCAGtgatttaataaatcatttgtttcaAATCTTCGAGTCAGAACTGTCATTAATAATTTTGATCCACAAGAATTTATTTCACATCAGCTAACAAAGACTTAAATCTGTTGGCACTTAATGGACTCGAGGGAAAGGGGAATATCAAGCACACAGGTTGAGCTGCATTCGTCATTCAATTATTTGATAATTACAAAAAGATGGTTTCTCAGCAAGGCCTGATAGAGGCCCAAAGACTTGTTCAATTTATAGATAATTTCACTTTGCATGTATGTTTTTACACGAAATGTACAACTATTGGTTACACTTTTTAAACCCATTTAGTGATCGTATAAAGGTTTATATATTACACATAACAAGCCGACCATCAGAGGACCTTGGGATGTGGGATTTGTTGTAAACAAAACCGGCCTCACACCGTGGGTGGGTGTCACAGGCTGATTGAGTCCAAGGGTTCTGCACAACCAGCCAGCAAAGTCGACCTGCTCTTCCTCAGTTTGACATCACAAACCCAAAAAAGGTGTATGATTGAAAAGTCCCCTTCGTGCTGGTAAAGGTAAGATGAGTCTCAGGCGGATCTTACACAGAGAACATCTACAGCCAAAGTGTTAAATATCTCAGGTGAGTCATTTGTTCAAATGTAAAAGTCATCACTGTTATATTGATCTTCTATTATCTGAATAGTTCTTAATGCCCAacaatgtatattttgtatGCAGTAGGTATTACAAACCTATTGACATCGCTAAGCAGTAATAATGCTATCCTTTATTTTCTGAATCTTCAGACAACTGGATATGAATGTATAAATACTGTCCTCATTCAGTATCATTGCAGAACAAGAACAAACTGAAGCTCGCTCCTGGTGTTAACGTCGAACCCTTCTGCCTGTGGACGGAGTTCTTTCCGCAAGCTGGATGAGCTGTACGGCACCTTCTTCCCTGAATGCTCGTTTCAAGTGAGTGTTTAAGAAGAAATCTCCCCGTTACcaaagttacatttatttccaaTCAGTGATGAGCTTCCACTTCTGGTCCGTGTTTTTGAAACTCTGTGATATTTTAAGAAGTTCTGAGTTTGAGCATCAAAAGACtttactattttaattatttccaaCATGATGAATTAACTTCATAATGCCTTATTTATTTCAGCCTGCCCATGCACAAGATGCCCAACACAGACCTGAGCAGGATTCTGAAGATCTGCGTACACCAACGTAAGCACTGCTCACTTTAAGTTcttgaacatttgttttttccttgtcaACTATGATGATGTTCCCACTTCAGGTCCGTGTTTCTGAATCCTGATTATATGGAAGTCCTGAGCAACGCATAACATTTATGACGTATTTGTTAAACAGATGTCCACAATTTTAAGATTTGGTTATATTGTCATTACAGCAAGAGCATCAACCGCAGAGTACTGAAGAAGAATCCTCTGAAGAACTTGAGGATAATGCTCAAACTGAACCCTTACGCCAAGACAGCAAGACGTCATGCCATTCTCAAGCATGACCCTGCGGTAAGAaccccaaaaaaatgaaagctgaaaGCAAAACTTGTAGACTTAAATAGCTGAGCAGGTATTACTTACTTAAATACCTATGTTTTCATTCAGTAATTGTCAAATATCCTTGACTTTGGTCTAGATGTGTCATGGAGGTCTCATGTTTGCCCCCACCAAGACCTGGCGTCGCTGCAATTCCTGCACTTGTGATGTCAAAGGTAAGCTCTATAAACATTTCTTTCAGAATGGGGAAgtatacaattttaaaatgtgtatgtatttttataatgaaatattaatagtTAGATAGTTACatggttattatttttaaagtacAGTTCAACATTTGTATTGCCATGATGGTGTAATTTGCGTCTGAGCCTGTGAACAGTGACAGTAGCCTGCTGTCTTAAGCTGTCACAAGGTATTGATGTTCCTTAAATTCTGAGCAAACGTTGGCATTACTGTAGTCTGTGACAAAGTGAGAAGAACATGGTTGACATGATTCTCTTGTCTGTTAGGACACCGCATTGAGGAAATCCCCGAGGTCCCGCTGGTGGTTGAAGACAAAGTTGAGGGCTACAAGAAAACTAAGGACGCAGTGCTTCTGCTGAAGAAGCTTAAAGCCTGGACAAACTGAAGCTCGCTCCTGGTGTTAACGTCGAACCCTTCTGCATGTGGACGGAGTTCTTTCCACAAGCTGGATGAGCTGTATGGCACCTTCTTCCCTGAATGCTGGTTTCAAGTGAGTGTTTAAGAAGAAATCTCCTTGTTACCAAAGTTACATTTGTTACCAATCAGTGATGAGCTTCCACTTCTGGTCCGTGTTTTTGAAACTATGTGATATTTTAAGAAGTTCTGAGTTTGAGCATCAAAAGACtttactattttaattatttttatcatgaTGAATTAACTTCATAATGCCTTATTTATTTCAGCCAAATTTTAAGATTTGGTTATATTGTCATTACAGCAAGGACATCAACCGCAGAGTACTGAAGAAGAATCCTCTGAAGAACTTAAAGATAATGCTCAAACTGAACCCTTACGCCAAGACAGCAAGACGCAATTCCTGCACTTGTGATGTCAACGGTAAGCtctataaacatttgtttcagaATGGGGAAgtatacaatttaaaaatgtgtatgtatttttataatgaaatattcataGTTAGATAGTAACATGGTTATTTTTAAAGTACAGTTCAACATTTGTATTGCCATGATGGTGTAATTTGCGTCTGAGCCTGTGAACAGTGACAGTAGCCTGCTGTCTTAAGCTGTCACAAGGTATTGATGTTCCTTAAATTCTGAGCAAACGTTGGCATTACTGTAGTCTGTGACAAAGTGAGAAGAACATGGTTGACGTGATTCTCTTGTCTGTTAGGACACCGCATTGAGGAAATCCCAGAGGTCCCGCTGGTGGTTCAGGGCTACAAGAAAACCAAGGACGCAGTGCTTCTGCTGAAGAAGCTTAAAGCCTGGACAAACTGAAGCTCGCTCCTGGTGTTAACGTCGAACCCTTCTGCATGTGGACGGAGTTCTTTCCACAAGCTGGATGAGCTGTACGGCACCTTCTTCCCTGAATGCTTGTTTCAAGTGAGTGTTTAAGAAGAAATCTCCCCGTTACCAAAGTTACATTTGTTACCAATCAGTGATGAGCTTCCACTTCTGGTCCGTGTTTTTGAAACTCTGTGATATTTTAAGAAGTTCTGAGTTTGAACATCAAAAgacttttaattatttccaaCATGATGAATTAACTTCATAATGCCTTATTTATTTCAGCCTGCCCATGCACAAGATGCCCAACACAGACCTGAGCAGGATTCTGAAGATCTGCGTACACCAACGTAAGCACTGCTCACTTTAAGTTcttgaacatttgttttttccttgtcaACTATGATGATGTTCCCACTTCAGGTCCGTGTTTCTGAATCCTGATTATATGGAAGTCCTGAGCAACGCATGAAGTTTATGACGTATTTGTTAAAACAGAAGTCCACAATTTTAAGATTTGGTTATATTGTCATTACAGCAAGAGCATCACTTGAGGATAATGCTCAAACTGAACCCGAACTCCCAAGATGCTGAAACCCAAGAAGAAGCCTGGGAAGAAGGGAGCACCTGCCAAACCCAAGGCATAAATCTCTACAAGAGTTgtgtgatttaataaataatttgtttcaaATGTACGAGTCAGACCTGTCATTCCACATTTTGATTCACAAGACAATTTATTTCACATAAGCTAACAAAGACTTAAATCGGTTGGCGATAAAAGACACAAGGCA
This is a stretch of genomic DNA from Anoplopoma fimbria isolate UVic2021 breed Golden Eagle Sablefish chromosome 19, Afim_UVic_2022, whole genome shotgun sequence. It encodes these proteins:
- the LOC129108525 gene encoding 60S ribosomal protein L4-like; translated protein: MSCTAPSSLNARFNKSINRRVLKKNPLKNLRIMLKLNPYAKTARRHAILKHDPAMCHGGLMFAPTKTWRRCNSCTCDVKGHRIEEIPEVPLVVQGYKKTKDAVLLLKKLKAWTN
- the LOC129108524 gene encoding 60S ribosomal protein L4-B, giving the protein MACARPLISVYSEKGESSGKNVVMPAVFKAPIRPDVVNFVHTNMRKNSRQPYAVSELAGHQTSAESWGTGRAVARIPRVRGGGTHRSGQGAFGNMCRGGRMFAPTKTWRRWHRRINTTQKRYAICSAVAASAIPALVMSKGHRIEEIPEVPLVVEDKVEGYKKTKDAVLLLKKLKAWNDIKKVYASQRMRAGKGKMRNRRRIQRRGPCIIYNQDSGVTKAFRNIPGITLQNVNKLNLLRLAPGGHVGRFCIWTESAFRKLDELYGTWRKPSSLKAGYNLPMHKMTNTDLSRILKSEEIQKALRTPTKSINRRVLKKNPLKNLRIMLKLNPYAKTARRHAILKHDPAIKAKMLKPKKKPGKKGAPAKPKPKA
- the zwilch gene encoding protein zwilch homolog; amino-acid sequence: MGSKVVSSAKEFYNILRSLQVEESNDPCTYEEDIHILKMNADRIPVLNMFCGNQPVLICEKAVTKMYEPDDQPMAETSNCADNDNAAAAADDDDDDDDDDDDDDDNADANALQTELGPQPLTLMKARQLLSWYTLSQNANVSAVDNNPALQPLWVRCDMSDPAGTTWFGAETVCMGNKVSGVKLYSVTCKASTVDKGSLITLDELKQEHKKRHHPSSMAIKGSATFKLFGSTVVENTMIGSQSSVTVDFKWSHVESILETPPLSSTATLNIKIASGDMRSPMYVMYRDLEFLQALADGLRSGETEWLEPLESVSAVNLTKAFLEELQDTAKKLQDQTPKTAETTQPKNVTETHIFNSFLERGDLDFVEQLWVRMRKSVTSYQDIGDCLKLVTEALRYGDVKPWIHRDSSSSLSKLILQSYHQQIDHVSLTGVTPIHMLLEMGLDKMRKDYINYLIVQELTTLNHLCYYLSTEVDLQEQVIRLSKLHHLLEIIVTCSTFLGLPYDRLFLLTQSCLQHYKTHPYDEEHEFKLQIKPALISNFYQKEQPALWGAEVSSGNGSREVRTSVQLSDRPLVDHAIFENDYSNETVNGDSEDMALFSTMVCCSLVNFA